Proteins from a single region of Pseudomonas sp. BSw22131:
- the iolD gene encoding 3D-(3,5/4)-trihydroxycyclohexane-1,2-dione acylhydrolase (decyclizing) encodes MTTTRLTMAQALVKFLDNQYVEVDGVQSKFVAGMFTIFGHGNVLGLGQALEQDSGDLIVHQGRNEQGMCHAAIGFAKQHLRRKIYACTSSVGPGAANMITAAATASANRIPLLLLPGDVYASRQPDPVLQQIEQFHDLSISTNDAFKAVSKYWDRINRPEQLMSAALNAMRVLTDPAETGAVTLALPQDVQAEAYDYPNTFLQKRVHRIDRRPPSQAMLDDALALLKSKRKPLLICGGGVRYSAANDALQAFAERFAIPFAETQAGKSAIVSAHPLNMGGIGETGSLAANTLAKEADLIIGVGTRYSDFTTASKWLFQNPEVQFLNLNVGAFDVQKMDGVQLLADARVALHAMTEALSGSDYVTAWGDQPETAKAALDAEVDRIYAIEYQTQDFVPEINDTLDPAVLREFIELTGSCLTQSRVLGVLNERLPTDAVIVAAAGSLPGDLQRAWRSKTVGTYHVEYAYSCMGYEVNAALGVKLAAPEREVYALVGDGSYMMLHSELATSIQERRKINIVLLDNMTFGCINNLQMGNGMGSFGTEFRFRNPETGLLDGGFVPVDFAMSAAAYGCKTYKVSTEAELLAALIDAQKQTVSTLIDIKVLPKTMIHGYLSWWRVGVAQVSTQGATAEVYQRSQAELAKARQY; translated from the coding sequence ATGACCACGACACGATTGACCATGGCCCAGGCCTTGGTGAAGTTCCTCGATAACCAGTACGTCGAAGTCGACGGCGTGCAGAGCAAATTCGTCGCCGGGATGTTCACCATCTTCGGCCACGGCAACGTGCTGGGGCTCGGCCAGGCGCTGGAGCAGGACAGCGGCGACCTCATCGTTCATCAAGGCCGCAATGAGCAGGGCATGTGCCACGCCGCCATCGGTTTCGCCAAGCAACACCTGCGGCGCAAGATTTACGCCTGCACCTCGTCGGTCGGGCCGGGTGCGGCCAACATGATCACCGCCGCCGCCACTGCATCGGCCAACCGAATTCCGCTGTTGCTCCTGCCGGGCGATGTCTACGCCAGCCGCCAGCCAGACCCGGTGCTGCAGCAAATCGAGCAGTTCCATGACTTGAGCATCAGCACCAACGACGCGTTCAAGGCTGTCAGCAAATACTGGGACCGCATCAATCGTCCCGAGCAACTGATGAGCGCCGCGCTGAACGCCATGCGGGTGCTCACTGATCCTGCTGAAACCGGCGCCGTGACCCTGGCGCTGCCGCAAGACGTGCAGGCCGAAGCCTACGATTACCCCAACACTTTTCTGCAAAAACGTGTGCACCGGATCGACCGTCGGCCGCCGAGTCAGGCCATGCTCGACGACGCGCTGGCCCTGCTCAAAAGCAAGCGCAAACCGCTGCTGATTTGTGGCGGCGGCGTGCGGTATTCCGCTGCCAACGACGCGTTGCAGGCGTTCGCCGAGCGCTTTGCCATTCCCTTCGCCGAAACCCAGGCGGGCAAGAGCGCGATTGTGTCGGCGCACCCGTTGAACATGGGTGGTATCGGTGAAACCGGCAGCCTGGCCGCCAACACACTGGCCAAAGAGGCTGACCTGATCATCGGTGTCGGCACGCGCTACAGCGACTTCACCACGGCGTCGAAATGGCTGTTCCAGAACCCCGAAGTGCAGTTTTTAAACCTCAACGTCGGCGCATTCGACGTGCAGAAAATGGACGGTGTGCAACTGCTCGCTGATGCCCGCGTGGCGCTGCACGCAATGACCGAGGCCCTGAGCGGCAGTGACTACGTAACCGCCTGGGGCGATCAGCCTGAAACGGCGAAAGCCGCGCTGGACGCCGAGGTCGACCGGATTTACGCCATCGAGTATCAGACTCAGGATTTCGTCCCTGAAATCAACGACACGCTGGACCCGGCGGTATTGCGTGAATTCATCGAATTGACCGGCTCGTGCCTGACCCAGAGCCGTGTTCTCGGCGTGCTCAATGAGCGCTTGCCAACGGACGCTGTGATCGTTGCAGCGGCGGGCAGTCTGCCAGGGGATTTGCAGCGGGCCTGGCGCAGCAAGACGGTGGGCACCTACCACGTCGAGTACGCCTATTCGTGCATGGGTTATGAGGTCAACGCGGCGCTGGGCGTCAAGCTCGCTGCGCCGGAGCGCGAGGTGTACGCATTGGTCGGCGACGGCTCGTACATGATGCTGCACTCGGAGTTGGCGACCTCGATTCAGGAACGACGCAAGATCAACATCGTGCTGCTGGACAACATGACCTTCGGTTGCATCAACAACCTGCAAATGGGCAACGGCATGGGCAGTTTCGGCACCGAGTTCCGCTTCCGCAACCCTGAGACGGGGTTGCTGGACGGTGGCTTCGTACCGGTGGATTTCGCCATGAGCGCAGCCGCATATGGCTGCAAAACCTACAAGGTGAGCACTGAGGCCGAACTGCTAGCCGCCTTGATCGACGCGCAGAAGCAAACGGTGTCGACGCTGATCGATATCAAGGTTCTGCCCAAAACCATGATTCACGGTTACTTGTCGTGGTGGCGCGTTGGGGTGGCGCAGGTCTCCACCCAGGGCGCAACGGCTGAGGTTTATCAGCGTTCCCAGGCTGAACTGGCGAAAGCCCGCCAATATTGA
- a CDS encoding CoA-acylating methylmalonate-semialdehyde dehydrogenase, whose translation MSNAPVIGHYINGQIEERAERFSDVFNPATGEVQGRVALATVQTVDDAVAAAQAAFPAWADQSSLRRARVMFKFKELLEQHHDELAAIICREHGKVFSDAKGEVVRGIEIVEFACGAPTLLKTDFSDNIGGGIDNWNLRQPLGVCAGVTPFNFPVMVPLWMIPMALVTGNCFILKPSERDPSASLLMARLLKQAGLPDGVFSVVQGDKVAVDALLQHKGIEAISFVGSTPIAEYIHQQGTANGKRVQALGGAKNHMIVMPDADLDQAADALIGAAYGSAGERCMAISIAVVVGDVGQKLIDKLLPRIDSLKVGNGMNADSDMGPLVTAVHKAKVEGYIDQGVKEGAKLIVDGRHFSVPGAERGFFVGATLFDEVTPEMSIYKEEIFGPVLGIVHVADFAAAVELINAHEFGNGVSCFTSDGGIARAFARNIKVGMVGINVPIPVPMAWHSFGGWKRSLFGDHHAYGEEGLRFYSRYKSVMQRWPDSIVKGAEFSMPTAK comes from the coding sequence ATGAGCAACGCCCCGGTTATCGGCCATTACATCAACGGCCAGATTGAAGAGCGCGCAGAGCGCTTCAGCGACGTGTTCAACCCGGCCACCGGAGAGGTGCAAGGGCGGGTTGCGCTGGCCACCGTGCAAACGGTGGATGACGCCGTTGCCGCCGCACAGGCGGCGTTTCCGGCATGGGCCGATCAGTCGTCATTGCGCCGCGCGCGGGTGATGTTCAAGTTCAAGGAGCTGCTCGAGCAGCACCACGACGAGTTGGCAGCGATCATCTGCCGCGAGCACGGCAAGGTGTTTTCCGACGCCAAGGGCGAGGTGGTGCGCGGTATCGAAATCGTCGAGTTCGCCTGTGGCGCGCCGACCCTGCTCAAGACCGACTTCAGCGACAACATCGGCGGGGGCATCGACAACTGGAACCTGCGCCAGCCGCTTGGAGTGTGCGCGGGCGTCACGCCGTTCAACTTCCCGGTGATGGTGCCGCTGTGGATGATTCCCATGGCGTTGGTTACGGGCAACTGTTTCATCCTCAAACCGTCTGAACGCGACCCTTCGGCCAGCCTGTTGATGGCGCGTCTGCTTAAGCAGGCCGGTTTGCCGGACGGAGTTTTCAGTGTGGTGCAAGGTGACAAAGTGGCGGTCGATGCGCTGCTTCAGCACAAGGGCATCGAAGCGATTTCGTTTGTCGGCTCGACCCCGATTGCCGAGTACATCCATCAGCAAGGCACCGCCAACGGCAAGCGCGTGCAGGCGTTGGGCGGCGCGAAGAACCATATGATCGTGATGCCCGATGCCGATCTCGATCAGGCTGCAGACGCCCTCATTGGCGCGGCGTATGGCTCGGCCGGCGAGCGCTGCATGGCAATCTCGATTGCGGTGGTGGTGGGCGATGTCGGGCAGAAACTGATCGACAAACTGTTGCCGCGTATTGATTCGCTCAAGGTCGGCAACGGCATGAACGCAGACTCGGACATGGGCCCGCTGGTGACGGCGGTGCACAAGGCCAAGGTCGAGGGTTATATCGACCAGGGCGTGAAGGAGGGCGCGAAGCTGATCGTTGATGGCCGCCATTTCAGCGTGCCGGGCGCGGAGCGGGGGTTCTTCGTGGGTGCCACGTTGTTCGACGAGGTGACGCCCGAGATGAGTATTTATAAAGAGGAAATTTTCGGCCCGGTGCTGGGCATCGTGCACGTCGCCGATTTTGCGGCGGCGGTCGAGTTGATCAACGCCCATGAGTTCGGCAACGGCGTGTCGTGCTTCACCAGCGACGGCGGCATTGCCCGGGCATTTGCGCGCAACATCAAGGTGGGCATGGTCGGAATCAATGTACCGATTCCGGTGCCGATGGCTTGGCATTCGTTTGGCGGCTGGAAGCGCTCCCTGTTTGGCGATCACCACGCGTACGGCGAAGAAGGTCTGCGGTTCTATAGCCGCTACAAAAGCGTGATGCAGCGCTGGCCGGACAGCATCGTCAAAGGCGCCGAGTTCAGTATGCCCACCGCGAAATAA
- the iolB gene encoding 5-deoxy-glucuronate isomerase has translation MNLLVKSKPEGRDVVSLAEGVLEYVGFSAHRLTVGERLPVSAGDKELCLVLLSGRINVSGETPGQGTFNWDNIGDRHSVFEEKSPFAVYLPPGSVAQVTALSAVQIAVCAAPGDVSKNLPARLIKPDSMKRSVRGKGANTRYVCDILPDTEPANALLVVEVRTPSGHSSSYPPHKHDTDDLPHQSFLEETYYHQINPSQGYVFQRVYTDDRSIDQAMAVENNDLVTVPKGYHPVSVPYGYESYYLNVMAGPKRAWHFHNDPEHSWLLDL, from the coding sequence ATGAACCTGTTGGTCAAAAGCAAACCCGAAGGACGTGACGTCGTGTCCCTCGCAGAAGGGGTGCTGGAGTACGTTGGTTTTTCTGCCCATCGCCTGACCGTTGGCGAGCGCCTGCCTGTCAGTGCCGGCGACAAGGAGCTGTGCCTGGTGCTGCTCAGCGGTCGGATCAATGTCTCCGGAGAAACGCCTGGGCAGGGGACGTTCAACTGGGACAACATCGGCGACCGGCACTCGGTGTTCGAAGAGAAATCTCCCTTCGCGGTCTACCTGCCGCCTGGCAGTGTGGCGCAGGTCACCGCGCTGAGCGCTGTGCAGATTGCGGTGTGCGCGGCGCCAGGTGACGTCAGCAAAAACCTGCCTGCACGCCTGATCAAGCCCGACAGCATGAAGCGCAGTGTGCGCGGGAAAGGCGCCAATACCCGTTACGTGTGCGACATATTGCCGGACACAGAGCCGGCCAACGCGCTGTTGGTGGTGGAAGTGCGTACGCCGTCCGGGCATTCATCGAGCTACCCGCCACATAAGCACGACACTGATGATTTACCGCACCAGAGCTTCCTCGAAGAAACCTATTACCACCAGATCAACCCGTCGCAGGGTTATGTCTTCCAGCGCGTGTACACCGACGATCGCAGCATCGATCAGGCCATGGCTGTGGAGAACAATGATCTGGTTACAGTGCCCAAGGGTTACCACCCGGTCAGCGTGCCCTATGGTTATGAGTCCTATTATTTGAACGTGATGGCCGGCCCGAAACGCGCCTGGCATTTCCATAACGATCCAGAGCACAGCTGGCTTCTGGATCTATAG
- the iolE gene encoding myo-inosose-2 dehydratase — protein MPASAIRIGINPISWSNDDLPALGGETPLSTALTEGKEIGYEGFELNGKFPKDARGVGDVLRPYNLALVSGWYSSQLASRSVAEEIEAIASHVELLRQNGATVLVYGEVADSIQGQRIRLVERPRFHTDRAWQEYADKLTELARFTLSQGVRLAYHHHMGAYIESPDDIDRLMALTGNEVGLLFDSGHCYMGGGEPLQVLRKHIDRVCHVHFKDVRKDVVQLARNNLWSFPDCIINGTFTVPGDGDIDFAALLEVLLQAGYSGWLVVEAEQDPAVAPSYICAQKGYETLRNLLAAAQEQNPAQRSV, from the coding sequence ATGCCCGCTTCCGCAATCCGCATTGGCATTAACCCGATTTCCTGGAGCAACGATGACCTGCCAGCACTCGGCGGAGAAACGCCGCTGAGCACCGCGCTGACTGAAGGCAAGGAGATCGGCTACGAAGGGTTTGAACTCAACGGCAAGTTTCCCAAGGACGCCCGGGGCGTTGGCGACGTGCTGCGGCCTTACAACCTGGCGCTGGTCTCGGGCTGGTATTCGAGCCAGCTGGCCAGCCGTTCGGTGGCCGAGGAGATAGAGGCCATCGCCAGCCATGTCGAGCTGCTCCGGCAGAACGGCGCTACTGTGCTGGTGTATGGCGAGGTGGCCGACTCGATCCAGGGGCAACGAATCCGTCTGGTCGAGCGGCCGCGCTTTCACACCGATCGCGCCTGGCAGGAGTACGCCGACAAACTCACCGAGCTGGCGCGTTTTACCCTGTCCCAAGGCGTGCGCCTGGCGTATCACCACCACATGGGCGCGTACATCGAATCCCCGGATGACATTGACCGCCTGATGGCACTGACCGGCAACGAAGTTGGCCTGCTGTTTGATTCAGGCCATTGCTATATGGGCGGCGGCGAGCCTTTGCAGGTGCTGCGCAAACACATTGACCGGGTCTGCCACGTGCACTTCAAGGACGTGCGCAAAGACGTCGTGCAGCTGGCGCGCAACAACCTGTGGAGCTTTCCGGATTGCATCATCAATGGCACGTTCACCGTGCCCGGCGATGGCGATATCGATTTTGCTGCGTTGCTGGAGGTGCTCTTGCAAGCCGGTTACTCCGGCTGGCTGGTGGTTGAAGCCGAGCAAGACCCGGCCGTTGCGCCCAGCTATATTTGTGCGCAGAAGGGCTATGAAACCCTGCGCAATCTGCTGGCTGCCGCTCAAGAGCAAAACCCCGCCCAAAGGAGTGTGTGA
- a CDS encoding bifunctional 5-dehydro-2-deoxygluconokinase/5-dehydro-2-deoxyphosphogluconate aldolase translates to MGQTRFAAGRELDVICLGRLGVDLYAQQVGARLEDVSSFAKYLGGSSANIAFGTARLGLKSAMLTRVGDDHMGRFLIESLAAEGCDVSGIKIDPERLTAMVLLGIKDRETFPLVFYRENCADMALSSEDVSEAHIASSKALLITGTHFSTDQVFKASSQALDYAEKHNVKRVLDIDYRPVLWGLASKADGATRFVADQKVSQHVQRILPRFDLIVGTEEEFLIAGGDTDLLAALRTVRELTSATLVVKLGPQGCTVIHGAIPARLEDGALYPGVRVEVLNVLGAGDAFMSGFLVGWLNEESDERCCQLANACGGLVVSRHACAPAMPTLAELEYLFNSPTPITRPDQDPVLQRLHRVSVPRKQWKQLFIFAFDHRGQLVELAQKAGRDLSCIGQLKQLFIQAVERVEGDLQKRGIEADVGLLADQRFGQDSLNAGTGRGWWLARPVEVQGSRPLAFEHGRSVGSNLMSWPREQIIKCLVQYHPDDEPMLRLEQEAQIKGLYDAAQASGHELLLEIIPPKDHRSTYPDVMLRSLKRLYNLGIYPAWWKIEAQPAHVWEQLDALIQERDPYCRGVVLLGLNAPAPTLAEGFRQASKSTTCRGFAVGRTIFHEPSRAWLEGEIDDAALIARVQANFCFLIESWRDARA, encoded by the coding sequence ATGGGCCAGACTCGTTTTGCCGCCGGGCGTGAATTGGATGTGATTTGCCTGGGTCGCCTCGGCGTCGATCTCTACGCGCAACAGGTCGGGGCGCGTCTGGAGGATGTCAGCAGTTTTGCCAAATACCTCGGAGGGTCCTCCGCCAACATTGCGTTCGGCACTGCACGTCTTGGCTTGAAGTCCGCCATGTTGACCCGCGTTGGCGATGATCACATGGGCCGTTTTCTCATCGAGTCCCTGGCCGCTGAAGGGTGCGACGTGAGCGGCATCAAGATCGATCCAGAGCGCCTGACCGCAATGGTGTTGCTGGGCATCAAGGACCGAGAAACCTTCCCGCTCGTGTTCTACCGCGAGAATTGCGCCGACATGGCCCTCAGTAGCGAAGACGTGAGTGAGGCGCACATAGCCTCCAGTAAAGCGCTGCTGATCACCGGCACGCATTTCTCTACCGATCAGGTGTTCAAAGCCAGCAGCCAGGCGCTCGATTACGCAGAAAAACACAACGTCAAGCGCGTGCTCGATATCGACTATCGCCCGGTGCTGTGGGGGCTGGCGAGCAAAGCCGACGGCGCTACACGTTTCGTTGCCGACCAGAAAGTCAGTCAGCACGTGCAGCGCATCCTGCCGCGATTCGACCTGATCGTCGGCACTGAAGAAGAGTTTCTGATCGCCGGTGGCGACACTGATTTGCTGGCGGCGCTGCGTACTGTGCGCGAACTCACGTCCGCCACGCTTGTGGTCAAGCTCGGCCCGCAAGGCTGCACGGTGATCCACGGCGCGATCCCGGCGCGGCTCGAAGACGGTGCGCTCTATCCGGGCGTGCGCGTCGAGGTGCTCAACGTGCTGGGCGCGGGTGATGCCTTCATGTCGGGTTTTCTCGTGGGCTGGCTCAACGAGGAGAGTGATGAACGCTGCTGCCAGCTGGCCAATGCCTGCGGCGGCCTGGTGGTGTCGCGTCACGCCTGCGCGCCTGCGATGCCAACCCTGGCTGAACTCGAATACCTGTTCAACAGCCCGACACCGATTACCCGTCCTGATCAGGATCCTGTCTTGCAGCGCCTGCATCGGGTAAGCGTGCCGCGCAAACAGTGGAAACAGTTGTTCATCTTTGCCTTCGATCATCGCGGACAATTGGTCGAACTGGCGCAAAAGGCCGGACGTGACCTGAGCTGCATCGGTCAGCTCAAGCAGCTGTTCATACAAGCGGTTGAGCGCGTCGAAGGCGACCTTCAAAAGCGCGGCATCGAGGCTGATGTCGGTTTGCTGGCCGACCAACGATTTGGCCAGGACTCGCTCAACGCTGGCACCGGTCGCGGCTGGTGGCTGGCGCGCCCGGTCGAAGTGCAGGGTTCACGGCCGCTGGCCTTCGAACACGGCCGGTCTGTGGGCAGCAACCTAATGAGCTGGCCGCGCGAGCAGATCATCAAATGCCTGGTGCAATACCACCCCGATGACGAGCCGATGCTGCGACTGGAGCAAGAGGCGCAGATCAAGGGCCTGTATGACGCCGCTCAGGCGAGCGGGCATGAACTGCTGCTGGAAATCATCCCGCCAAAGGATCACCGGTCCACCTATCCCGACGTCATGCTGCGTTCGCTCAAGCGCTTGTACAACCTGGGCATCTACCCCGCGTGGTGGAAGATCGAAGCGCAGCCGGCGCACGTGTGGGAACAGCTCGACGCGCTGATCCAGGAACGTGATCCCTACTGCCGCGGCGTCGTATTGCTGGGCCTCAATGCGCCAGCGCCGACCCTTGCCGAAGGCTTCAGACAGGCCAGCAAAAGCACCACCTGTCGCGGCTTTGCGGTGGGGCGGACGATCTTTCACGAACCCAGCCGGGCGTGGCTGGAAGGCGAGATCGACGACGCAGCGTTGATTGCGCGCGTGCAGGCCAACTTCTGTTTTCTGATTGAATCCTGGCGTGACGCACGGGCCTGA
- a CDS encoding MurR/RpiR family transcriptional regulator, protein MSSPDQPSLPDNSVETSSVDAAPVSSPVNAETLLKLITTEYESLPRQLKRIASYMSQQSDRIMVDRISDIARECEVHPSAIVRFSQRFGFSGFSEMQALFREAYTHKASPVQNYQQRIRSMIANKSQKASGGDLARECVHATLSGLERLALELDDEAFDKAVDLVVNADNIYVVGVRRSFAVADYLVYNLQHTNKRIHLISGLGGSYREQMRSVRANDLVIAISFTPYGKETQHCLRIAQHHQAKTLIITDSNLSPLAKRANAVLLVNEGSSFAFRSLSATLCLCQALFIAVAYRLELKVDEMSEQVGFED, encoded by the coding sequence ATGTCCAGCCCCGATCAGCCGTCCTTGCCCGACAACAGCGTCGAGACGTCCAGCGTTGATGCCGCACCGGTCAGCTCGCCTGTGAACGCCGAGACGCTGCTCAAGCTGATCACCACCGAATACGAGAGCCTGCCGCGCCAGCTCAAACGTATTGCCAGCTACATGAGCCAGCAAAGCGACCGGATCATGGTCGACCGCATCAGTGATATTGCCCGGGAATGCGAAGTGCACCCTTCGGCCATCGTGCGGTTTTCCCAGCGCTTTGGTTTCAGCGGCTTCAGTGAAATGCAGGCGTTGTTTCGCGAGGCGTATACCCACAAAGCCTCCCCGGTGCAGAACTACCAGCAACGCATCCGCAGCATGATCGCCAACAAGTCGCAGAAAGCCAGCGGCGGCGACCTTGCGCGCGAGTGCGTTCACGCCACGTTGTCAGGGCTGGAACGGCTGGCACTGGAACTGGACGACGAGGCGTTCGACAAAGCCGTTGATCTGGTGGTCAACGCCGACAATATCTACGTGGTGGGCGTACGGCGCTCGTTCGCGGTGGCCGACTACCTGGTCTATAACCTGCAGCACACCAACAAGCGCATTCACTTGATTTCCGGCCTGGGCGGCAGCTACCGCGAGCAGATGCGCAGCGTGCGTGCCAATGATTTAGTGATCGCCATCAGCTTCACGCCTTACGGCAAAGAAACCCAGCACTGCCTGCGCATCGCTCAACACCATCAGGCCAAGACCCTGATCATCACCGACAGCAACCTGTCGCCACTGGCCAAACGCGCCAACGCCGTGTTGCTGGTCAACGAAGGCAGTTCCTTCGCCTTCCGCTCGCTGAGCGCAACCCTGTGCCTGTGCCAGGCGCTGTTCATCGCCGTCGCCTACCGCCTGGAGCTGAAGGTGGACGAGATGTCCGAACAAGTCGGGTTTGAGGATTAG
- a CDS encoding lysylphosphatidylglycerol synthase domain-containing protein, whose translation MSETSNARSQDKPAGKHATLLKWAKIIFTLFFFIAVPIMLYLLVKNLDWNEVKHALQSYKSSTLALGFLIAAGSYLTYCGFDVLARRYTEHKLSVKQIIPVTFVCYAFNLNLSSWVGGIALRYRLYSRLGLDVPTITRILSLSLITNWLGYMLLAGIVFSGRFIDMPEGWKIGDTTLQLIGFALLALCLAYFLACRFSKRRSWKFRKQEIVLPSLNQASRQALLGALNWGLMALLIYVLLPEKAFYPAVLGILLISSIAGVIAHIPAGLGVLETVFIALMQHQFSKGQLLAALIGYRVIYFLVPLMLALVVYVVLEKRAKSMRQSNEAAGV comes from the coding sequence ATGTCCGAGACGTCAAACGCCAGGAGTCAGGACAAGCCAGCGGGCAAACACGCCACGTTGCTGAAATGGGCGAAGATCATTTTTACGCTTTTTTTCTTCATCGCTGTGCCGATCATGCTGTACCTGCTGGTGAAGAACCTTGACTGGAACGAGGTCAAGCACGCACTGCAGTCCTACAAAAGCAGTACGCTGGCGCTGGGTTTCCTGATCGCAGCCGGCAGCTACCTGACGTATTGCGGTTTTGACGTACTGGCGCGGCGCTACACCGAACACAAGCTGTCGGTGAAGCAGATCATCCCGGTGACGTTCGTCTGCTACGCCTTCAACCTCAACCTCAGTTCGTGGGTGGGCGGTATTGCGCTGCGCTACCGGCTGTATTCACGGCTAGGGCTGGACGTGCCCACCATCACGCGAATCCTGAGCCTGAGCCTGATCACCAACTGGCTGGGTTACATGCTGTTGGCGGGTATCGTGTTCTCGGGGCGTTTCATTGACATGCCCGAAGGCTGGAAGATCGGCGACACCACGTTGCAGTTGATCGGATTCGCGCTGCTGGCGTTGTGTCTGGCCTATTTCCTGGCATGCCGGTTTTCCAAGCGTCGCTCGTGGAAGTTTCGCAAACAGGAAATCGTCCTGCCGTCGCTGAATCAGGCATCGCGTCAGGCGTTGCTGGGGGCGTTGAACTGGGGGTTGATGGCGTTGCTGATTTACGTCTTGCTGCCTGAAAAAGCGTTCTACCCGGCGGTGCTGGGGATCTTGCTGATCAGCAGTATTGCGGGCGTGATCGCGCATATTCCGGCCGGGCTGGGTGTGCTGGAGACGGTGTTCATCGCGTTAATGCAGCATCAGTTCTCAAAAGGCCAATTGCTGGCGGCGTTGATTGGCTATCGGGTCATCTACTTTCTGGTGCCACTGATGCTGGCGCTGGTGGTGTACGTGGTGCTCGAAAAACGCGCGAAATCTATGCGTCAGAGCAACGAAGCTGCGGGGGTTTAA
- the clsB gene encoding cardiolipin synthase ClsB yields MNAKKNKVGTWHEGNSVELLINGDDFFTQVFESIGAAQQEVLIETFILFEDRVGEALQRVLIDAAQRGVRVVMTVDDYGTSDLSSAFVREMTDAGVQIQLFDPRPKLMGMRTNLFRRLHRKVVVIDAQLAFIGGINYSVDHMADTGITAKQDYAVKVRGPIVADIYRSTTGMLGPVVRKSWSPLKVVTRQTGSARMLLAERDNREHTTDIEEQYLRAMSTATQRITIANAYFFPSYRFLRELRSAARRGVKVTLILQGQPDMPFVRMCSRLTYTWLLREGVVIHEYTQRALHGKVALVDQEWSTVGSSNLDPLSLALNLEANLFIRDQRLNQQLHEHLKELAAAHSKQVNLKGLAKGQWWRAPMIFLSFHFLRHFPAIAGLFPVHGLRLKPMRAPQALPAAAEIKNEDELHDQEKSV; encoded by the coding sequence ATGAACGCCAAAAAGAATAAGGTCGGAACGTGGCATGAAGGCAACTCGGTGGAGTTGCTGATCAACGGTGACGACTTCTTCACCCAGGTGTTCGAGTCCATCGGCGCCGCGCAGCAGGAGGTGTTGATTGAAACCTTCATCCTGTTCGAAGACCGCGTAGGCGAGGCGCTGCAGCGCGTATTGATCGACGCCGCACAGCGGGGCGTGCGGGTGGTCATGACCGTTGATGATTACGGGACCAGCGATTTGAGTTCTGCGTTCGTCAGGGAGATGACCGACGCGGGCGTGCAGATCCAGCTGTTTGACCCGCGCCCCAAGCTCATGGGGATGCGCACCAACCTGTTCCGCCGTCTGCACCGCAAAGTCGTGGTGATCGATGCCCAACTGGCATTCATCGGTGGTATCAACTACAGCGTCGATCACATGGCCGACACAGGCATCACCGCCAAGCAGGATTATGCAGTCAAGGTGCGCGGGCCAATTGTCGCCGACATCTATCGCTCCACGACCGGCATGCTGGGGCCGGTTGTCCGCAAAAGCTGGTCGCCGCTGAAGGTCGTCACACGCCAGACCGGCAGCGCCAGAATGCTCTTGGCCGAGCGGGACAATCGCGAGCACACCACCGACATCGAAGAGCAATACCTGAGGGCGATGAGCACTGCTACCCAGCGCATCACCATCGCCAATGCGTATTTCTTTCCCAGCTACCGATTCTTGCGGGAGCTGCGCAGCGCGGCGCGACGTGGCGTCAAAGTGACCCTGATTCTTCAGGGCCAGCCGGACATGCCCTTTGTGCGCATGTGCTCGCGGCTCACCTACACATGGCTGCTGCGCGAAGGCGTGGTGATCCACGAGTACACCCAGCGCGCCTTGCACGGCAAAGTGGCCCTGGTCGATCAGGAATGGTCGACGGTGGGCTCCAGCAACCTTGATCCGCTGAGCCTTGCGCTGAACCTTGAAGCCAACCTGTTCATTCGCGACCAGCGCCTCAACCAGCAGTTGCACGAGCACCTCAAGGAATTGGCGGCGGCGCACAGCAAGCAGGTCAACCTCAAGGGCCTGGCGAAAGGGCAGTGGTGGCGGGCACCGATGATCTTCCTGAGCTTCCACTTTTTGCGTCATTTTCCGGCCATCGCCGGATTGTTTCCGGTTCACGGTTTGCGCCTCAAGCCCATGCGCGCGCCTCAGGCCTTGCCTGCAGCCGCCGAGATTAAAAACGAGGATGAGCTGCACGATCAGGAGAAGTCGGTATGA